One genomic segment of Saccharomyces kudriavzevii IFO 1802 strain IFO1802 genome assembly, chromosome: 8 includes these proteins:
- the HXT4 gene encoding hexose transporter HXT4 (similar to Saccharomyces cerevisiae HXT7 (YDR342C) and HXT4 (YHR092C); ancestral locus Anc_5.394): MSEEAAYQEDTAVQNTPADALSPVESDSNSALSTPSNKAERDDMKDFDETHEESNNYVEIPKKPASAYVTVSICCLMVAFGGFVFGWDTGTISGFVAQTDFIRRFGMKHHDGTYYLSKVRTGLIVSIFNIGCAIGGIILARLGDMYGRKMGLIVVVVIYIIGIIIQIASINKWYQYFIGRIISGLGVGGIAVLSPMLISEVSPKHIRGTLVSCYQLMITAGIFLGYCTNFGTKNYSNSVQWRVPLGLGFAWALFMIGGMTFVPESPRYLVEVGKIEEAKRSIALSNKVSADDPAVMAEVEVVQSAVEAEKLAGNATWGEIFSTKTKVFQRLIMGAMIQSLQQLTGDNYFFYYGTTVFTAVGLEDSFETSIVLGIVNFASTLVGIFLVERYGRRRCLLWGAASMVCCMVVFASVGVTRLWPNGKKNGSSKGAGNCMIVFTCFYLFCFATTWAPIPFVVNSETFPLRVKSKCMAIAQACNWIWGFLIGFFTPFISAAIDFYYGYVFMGCLVFSYFYVFFFVPETKGLTLEEVNTLWEEGVLPWKSPSWVPPSRRNADYNAEELAEDDQPFFKKMFGRK; the protein is encoded by the coding sequence ATGTCTGAAGAAGCTGCCTATCAAGAGGATACAGCAGTCCAAAACACTCCAGCTGATGCGTTGTCACCAGTTGAATCCGATTCTAACTCTGCTTTATCTACCCCATCTAACAAAGCTGAGAGAGATGACatgaaagattttgacGAAACCCATGAAGAATCAAACAATTACGTCGAAATTCCAAAGAAGCCTGCCTCCGCATACGTTACAGTCTCCATCTGTTGTTTGATGGTTGCTTTCGGTGGTTTCGTTTTCGGTTGGGATACTGGTACCATTTCTGGTTTTGTCGCTCAAACTGACTTTATCAGAAGATTCGGTATGAAGCACCACGATGGTACTTATTATTTATCTAAGGTTAGAACTGGTTTAATTGTCtctattttcaacattgGTTGTGCCATTGGTGGTATCATCTTGGCCAGGCTAGGTGATATGTATGGTCGTAAGATGGGTTtgattgttgttgttgttatttaCATTATCGgtatcattattcaaattgCCTCTATCAACAAGTGGTATCAATATTTCATTGGTAGAATTATTTCTGGTTTAGGTGTCGGTGGTATTGCTGTCTTATCTCCTATGTTAATTTCTGAAGTGTCTCCAAAACATATCAGAGGTACTCTGGTTTCATGTTACCAACTTATGATCACCGCCGGTATCTTTTTGGGTTACTGTACTAATTTCGGTACCAAAAACTACTCTAACTCTGTTCAGTGGAGAGTTCCATTAGGTTTAGGTTTCGCTTGGGCTTTGTTTATGATTGGTGGTATGACCTTCGTTCCAGAATCTCCACGTTATTTAGTTGAAGTCGGTAAGATTGAAGAGGCTAAGCGTTCTATTGCCCTATCAAACAAGGTTAGCGCCGATGATCCAGCTGTCATGGCTGAAGTCGAAGTTGTTCAATCAGCTGTcgaagctgaaaaattagCTGGTAATGCCACCTGGGGCGAAATATTCAGTACCAAGACTAAAGTTTTCCAACGTTTAATCATGGGTGCTATGATTCAATCCCTGCAACAATTGACTGGTGATAACTACTTTTTCTATTATGGTACTACCGTTTTCACAGCTGTCGGTTTAGAAGATTCTTTCGAGACTTCTATTGTCTTGGGTATTGTCAATTTCGCATCCACTTTAGTTGGTATCTTTTTAGTCGAAAGATATGGTCGTCGTAGATGTTTATTGTGGGGTGCCGCTTCCATGGTTTGCTGTATGGTTGTGTTTGCTTCTGTTGGTGTCACAAGATTGTGGCCAAATGGTAAAAAGAATGGTTCTTCCAAGGGTGCTGGTAATTGTATGATTGTCTTCACGTGTTTCTACTTGTTCTGTTTTGCTACTACTTGGGCTCCAATTCCTTTTGTCGTCAACTCTGAAACATTCCCATTGAGAGTCAAGTCCAAGTGTATGGCTATTGCTCAAGCTTGTAACTGGATCTGGGGTTTCTTGATTGGTTTCTTCACTCCATTTATTTCTGCTGCCATTGATTTCTACTACGGTTACGTTTTCATGGGCTGTTTGGTGTTTTCCTACTTCtatgtctttttctttgttccaGAAACTAAGGGTTtaactttggaagaagttaACACCTTATGGGAAGAAGGTGTCTTGCCATGGAAATCACCTTCCTGGGTTCCACCAAGCAGAAGAAATGCTGATTATAATGCTGAAGAGTTAGCAGAGGATGACCAacctttcttcaaaaagatGTTCGGAAGAAAGTAG
- the HXT1 gene encoding hexose transporter HXT1 (similar to Saccharomyces cerevisiae HXT6 (YDR343C) and HXT1 (YHR094C); ancestral locus Anc_5.395): MNSTPDLITPQKSNSSETYDLESGRSKAVNTPDGKNESFHDNLSENQTQPAVSPPNTGKGAYVMVSICCVMVAFGGFIFGWDTGTISGFVAQKDFLKRFGMKHHDGSHYLSKVRTGLIVSIFNIGCAIGGIVLSKLGDMYGRRIGLIVVVVIYTIGIIIQIASIDKWYQYFIGRIISGLGVGGITVLSPMLISEVAPSEMRGTLVSCYQVMITLGIFLGYCTNFGTKNYSNSVQWRVPLGLCFAWAIFMVAGMLFVPESPRYLIEAGRIDEARASLAKVNKCPPDHPFVQYELETIEASVEEMKAAGTASWGELFTGKPAMLQRTMMGIMIQSLQQLTGDNYFFYYGTIVFQAVGLSDSFETSIVFGVVNFFSTCCSLYTVDRFGRRNCLMWGAVGMICCYVVYASVGVTRLWPNGQDNGSSKGAGNCMICFACFYIFCFATTWAPIAYVVISECFPLRVKSKCMSVSSAANWIWGFLISFFTPFITNAINFYYGYVFMGCMVFAYFYVFFFVPETKGLSLEEVNDMYAEGVLPWKSASWVPVSKRGADYDADDLMHDDQPFYKSMFSRS, translated from the coding sequence ATGAATTCAACTCCAGATTTAATAACACCACAAAAATCCAATTCTTCTGAAACATATGATTTGGAGTCAGGTCGTTCGAAGGCCGTAAACACCCCAGATGGCAAAAACGAAAGCTTTCACGACAACCTGAGCGAAAATCAGACACAACCTGCTGTTTCTCCCCCAAACACTGGTAAGGGTGCCTATGTAATGGTTTCCATCTGTTGTGTTATGGTTGCTTTCGGTGGTTTCATTTTCGGATGGGATACCGGTACCATTTCTGGTTTTGTCGCCcagaaagatttcttgaaaagattcGGTATGAAGCACCACGATGGTAGCCATTACTTATCTAAGGTTAGAACTGGTTTGATTGTAtccattttcaacattGGTTGTGCCATTGGTGGTATCGTCTTATCTAAATTAGGTGACATGTATGGTCGTAGGATCGGTTTAATTGTCGTTGTCGTGATCTATACTATTGGTATTATAATTCAAATTGCATCCATCGACAAATGGTACCAATATTTCATTGGTAGAATTATCTCAGGTCTAGGTGTTGGTGGTATCACTGTTTTGTCTCCTATGTTGATATCGGAAGTCGCTCCCAGTGAGATGAGGGGCACCTTAGTCTCATGTTATCAAGTCATGATTACCTTGGGTATTTTCTTGGGTTACTGCACCAATTTCGGTACCAAGAATTACTCTAACTCCGTTCAATGGAGGGTTCCATTGGGCCTATGTTTTGCATGGGCCATATTTATGGTTGCAGGTATGTTGTTTGTTCCAGAATCGCCACGTTATTTGATTGAAGCAGGTAGAATTGACGAAGCTAGAGCTTCTCTTGCCAAGGTTAACAAATGTCCGCCCGATCATCCATTCGTTCAATATGAGTTAGAAACTATCGAAGCTAgtgttgaagaaatgaaagCTGCTGGTACTGCCTCATGGGGTGAGTTATTCACTGGTAAACCAGCTATGCTTCAACGTACCATGATGGGTATCATGATCCAATCTCTACAACAATTGACTGGTGATAACTACTTTTTCTACTACGGTACTATTGTTTTCCAGGCTGTTGGTTTAAGTGATTCTTTCGAGACTTCCATTGTCTTTGGTGTCGTTAATTTCTTCTCCACTTGTTGTTCTTTATACACAGTCGACCGTTTTGGCCGTCGTAACTGTTTGATGTGGGGTGCTGTTGGTATGATCTGCTGTTATGTTGTTTACGCTTCCGTCGGTGTTACTAGGTTGTGGCCAAATGGTCAAGATAACGGTTCATCCAAAGGTGCCGGTAATTGTATGATCTGTTTCGCCTGTTTCTatattttctgttttgCTACTACCTGGGCTCCAATCGCTTACGTCGTCATTTCGGAATGTTTCCCATTGAGAGTCAAATCTAAGTGTATGTCTGTTTCCAGCGCTGCTAACTGGATCTGGGGTTTCTTGATTAGTTTTTTTACCCCATTTATCACCAACGCCATAAACTTCTACTACGGTTATGTTTTCATGGGTTGTATGGTTTTCGCATATTTctatgtatttttctttgttccaGAAACTAAAGGCTTGTCATTAGAAGAAGTTAATGATATGTACGCCGAAGGTGTTCTACCATGGAAATCAGCTTCCTGGGTTCCAGTCTCTAAGAGAGGCGCAGACTATGATGCTGATGACCTGATGCATGATGACCAACCATTTTACAAGAGCATGTTTAGTCGGAGTTAG
- the HXT5 gene encoding hexose transporter HXT5 (similar to Saccharomyces cerevisiae HXT5 (YHR096C) and HXT3 (YDR345C); ancestral locus Anc_5.396), with the protein MSEPGNSRQAPLEGSATVSTNSNSYNEKSGNSTAPGTAGYNNDLPQVKPVSSYVSHEGPPKDELEELQKEVDNQLESKSKSDLLFVSICCLMVAFGGFVFGWDTGTISGFVRQTDFIRRFGSTRADGTSYLSDVRTGLMVSIFNIGCAIGGIVLSRLGDMYGRKIGLMSVVVIYSVGIIIQIASIDKWYQYFIGRIISGLGVGGITVLAPMLISEVSPKQLRGTLVSCYQLMITFGIFLGYCTNFGTKNYSNSVQWRVPLGLCFAWSIFMIVGMSFVPESPRYLVEVGKMEEAKRSLARANKTSEDSPLVTLEMENYQSSIEAERLAGSASWSELVTGKPQMFRRTLMGMMIQSLQQLTGDNYFFYYGTTIFQAVGLEDSFETAIVLGVVNFVSTFFSLYTVDRFGRRNCLLWGCIGMICCYVVYASVGVTRLWPNGQDQPSSKGAGNCMIVFACFYIFCFATTWAPVAYVLISESYPLRVRGKAMSIASACNWIWGFLISFFTPFITSAINFYYGYVFMGCMVFAYFYVFFFVPETKGLTLEEVNEMYEEHVLPWKSSQWIPPSRRSADYDLDATRTDPRPFYKRMFTKGK; encoded by the coding sequence ATGTCGGAACCTGGAAATTCTCGCCAAGCCCCCTTGGAGGGGTCTGCTACTGTGAGCACAAACTCTAACTCCTACAACGAGAAATCAGGGAACTCAACCGCTCCTGGCACCGCCGGTTACAACAATGATCTTCCACAGGTTAAGCCCGTATCAAGCTACGTTTCTCACGAAGGTCCTCCTAAGGACGAACTGGAAGAGCTGCAGAAGGAGGTTGACAATCAGCTAGAATCCAAGTCCAAGTCAGATTTACTGTTCGTGTCCATCTGCTGTTTGATGGTTGCTTTTGGTGGGTTCGTCTTTGGATGGGATACTGGTACGATTTCTGGTTTTGTCAGGCAAACCGACTTCATCAGGCGGTTTGGTAGCACGCGTGCAGATGGTACAAGCTATCTTTCTGATGTCAGGACTGGTTTGATGGTTtctattttcaatatcgGTTGTGCCATCGGAGGTATAGTTTTGTCCAGGCTCGGTGACATGTATGGGCGTAAGATTGGTCTGATGAGTGTTGTTGTCATCTATTCGGTTGGTatcatcattcaaattGCATCCATCGACAAATGGTACCAATATTTCATTGGTAGAATTATCTCAGGTCTGGGTGTTGGTGGTATCACGGTTTTGGCACCTATGCTAATTTCTGAGGTGTCTCCAAAACAGTTGCGTGGTACTTTAGTTTCTTGTTACCAGTTAATGATCACTTTCGGTATCTTTTTGGGTTACTGTACTAATTTTGGTACTAAGAATTACTCAAACTCCGTTCAGTGGAGAGTTCCGTTAGGATTATGTTTTGCATGGTCCATTTTTATGATTGTGGGCATGTCATTTGTTCCTGAATCCCCACGTTATCTGGTAGAGGTTGGTAAAATGGAGGAGGCCAAGCGGTCTTTAGCAAGAGCCAACAAGACCAGTGAAGACTCTCCTTTAGTTACTctagaaatggaaaattaCCAGTCCTCCATTGAAGCTGAAAGGTTGGCGGGCTCTGCATCTTGGAGTGAATTGGTTACTGGTAAACCCCAAATGTTTAGACGTACACTAATGGGTATGATGATTCAATCTCTACAACAATTGACTGGTGACAACTACTTCTTTTATTATGGTACTACGATTTTCCAAGCTGTTGGTTTAGAGGATTCATTTGAAACTGCCATTGTTCTAGGTGTTGTTAACTTTGTTTCTACTTTCTTCTCATTGTATACCGTTGACCGGTTCGGTCGTCGTAATTGCCTACTATGGGGTTGTATTGGTATGATTTGTTGCTATGTTGTCTATGCCTCTGTTGGTGTTACCAGACTATGGCCAAACGGTCAAGATCAGCCATCTTCAAAAGGTGCAGGTAACTGTATGATTGTTTTTGCATGTTTCTatattttctgttttgCTACTACTTGGGCCCCTGTTGCCTACGTCCTTATCTCTGAATCGTATCCTTTAAGAGTTCGTGGGAAAGCAATGTCGATTGCCAGTGCATGTAACTGGATTTGGGGCTTCTTGATCAGTTTTTTCACCCCATTTATTACATCAGCAATTAATTTCTACTACGGGTATGTCTTCATGGGTTGTATGGTGTTCGCATACTTTTATgtgttcttttttgttccaGAGACTAAAGGCTTAACATTAGAAGAAGTCAATGAAATGTATGAAGAGCATGTTTTACCTTGGAAATCTAGTCAGTGGATTCCGCCTTCTAGAAGAAGTGCAGACTATGATCTGGATGCCACTAGAACCGATCCTAGACCATTCTATAAGAGAATGTTTACTAAAGGAAAGTAA
- the PAL2 gene encoding Pal2p (similar to Saccharomyces cerevisiae PAL1 (YDR348C) and YHR097C; ancestral locus Anc_5.399), whose amino-acid sequence MDVTGLFGGSFHHDGPFDACTPQRNKDNKVAPVLAFPADGPNNTVGGGSSKKSTLDEVFGRETVDDDSGTWKTLQDRAYLFNKANSSTSTLDAIKPNTKNITQFDSKMKTELVHGPTTMGLGSTTFLDGAPASSAAIKQDVIKHAQESRRKNSVSRKKSLPSRRHLQVGSNNLKLVKTHSGHLEQMDANDNATAVATTATRGSGYDDVVKKENTGNKLLRRVKSLKTARRT is encoded by the coding sequence ATGGATGTAACAGGGCTGTTCGGCGGATCTTTCCATCACGATGGCCCCTTCGATGCATGTACTCCACAAAGGAATAAGGACAACAAGGTAGCACCCGTACTGGCGTTCCCAGCAGACGGTCCAAACAATACTGTCGGCGGTGGCTCAAGCAAGAAGTCTACCCTGGATGAGGTATTTGGCAGGGAAACAGTAGACGATGATTCTGGGACGTGGAAGACGCTGCAAGATAGAGCATATTTATTTAATAAGGCTAATTCCAGCACCTCTACCCTGGATGCGATTAAACCAAACACAAAAAATATTACGCAATTTGACTCCAAGATGAAAACAGAGCTTGTCCATGGGCCCACAACGATGGGTCTAGGCTCTACAACGTTTCTGGATGGGGCGCCAGCATCATCCGCAGCCATAAAGCAAGATGTTATCAAGCATGCACAAGAATCTCGTAGGAAAAATAGCGtatcaagaaagaaatccCTTCCTTCAAGGAGGCACTTACAGGTGGGCAGCAATAATTTAAAACTGGTGAAAACACATAGTGGACATTTGGAGCAGATGGATGCGAATGACAACGCCACTGCTGTTGCTACCACCGCTACTCGCGGAAGCGGCTACGACGATGTcgtaaaaaaagaaaatactgGGAACAAACTGCTTAGAAGAGTGAAAAGCCTGAAAACGGCTAGGAGAACCTAA
- the SFB3 gene encoding Sfb3p (similar to Saccharomyces cerevisiae SFB3 (YHR098C); ancestral locus Anc_5.400) gives MSQQNILSASVSALSLNDPAGHTGGASSKKSRRPHRAYHNFSSGTVPTLGNSPYTTPQLNQQDGFQQPQAFTPKQFGGPGFKNGSGSVMSTPVMVSQEQFGVSEASSPYGQSISDMRIPQPTSHIVPTQRFEDQAQYLQRSFETCRDSVPPLPTTQFYCVDQGSCDPHLMSLSMYNVPESEHLRAATKLPLGVTIQPFSTLTPNDTEVPTIPLPMDGTPLRCRRCRAYANPKFQFTYDSSVVCNICRVKMQVPAEHFAPMGPNGQRSDMNEKLELLKGTVDFLVPSVYNAIQKKEPLPLHYVFLIDVSLLANENGSSLATVEGVRSCIEYIADFQPNCEVAIIVYDNKLRFFNLRPELDNAQEYIVGELDDVFLPFYTGLFVKPGNSMRIINDTLIKISGYISTDKYSHVPQICYGSALQAAKLALDTVTGGQGGKIICSLNSLPTIGNGNLSLKRDNAHISHVKCENGFYKKLASDFLKSYISLDLYVTNAGFIDMATVGHPVEMTSGILKYYPHFQQEVDAFTLVNDMVANVSNIVGYQALLKVRCSTGLSVEQYYCDSSDNTDHDPIIPVLTRDTTLDVLLKYDSKIKAGTDVHFQTALLYTDIDGVRKVRSINTSGAVSNNICEIFKFINQNPVMRIMIKDVIRTLGDCDFVKIRRWIDNKMVEILTQYRGLVSSNSSTQLILPDSIKTLPAYMLAFEKSQLMRPNAQSTRGNGRIYDLLKYDSLNSAQLCYKLYPQIIPFHVLLEETDLTFYDANDKLLQINSDSINNLSVRSSHSSFINGGCYMIFQGDTIYLWFNENTNRMLLQDLLSVDESLPISQISLFSGSLPETGTSINQKASNVIKNWQQTVNKSSLPLVLLRPNVDQYYSSVISQLLCEDKTDNRIESYDNYLVIMHKKIQERLQKDDFIKVSAAATHENIHQKFVQF, from the coding sequence ATGTCTCAGCAAAATATTCTGTCCGCTAGTGTTTCAGCGCTCTCTCTTAATGACCCCGCTGGGCACACAGGCGGAGCGTCTTCCAAAAAGAGCAGAAGACCTCATAGGGCATACCACAACTTTTCCTCGGGCACTGTTCCTACTCTGGGTAATTCACCTTATACTACACCTCAATTGAACCAGCAGGATGGGTTCCAACAACCTCAAGCTTTTACTCCTAAGCAGTTTGGTGGCCCTGGCTTTAAGAACGGTTCAGGATCCGTTATGTCTACACCTGTAATGGTGAGCCAAGAGCAATTTGGGGTAAGCGAAGCCTCTTCACCTTATGGCCAGTCTATTTCTGATATGAGGATACCTCAACCGACTTCTCATATTGTTCCAACTCAGAGATTTGAGGATCAAGCACAGTATCTACAACGATCTTTTGAGACTTGTAGAGATTCCGTGCCTCCTCTGCCCACAACACAATTTTATTGTGTTGATCAAGGTTCGTGCGATCCACATTTGATGAGTTTGTCCATGTATAATGTTCCCGAGAGTGAACACTTGAGGGCCGCCACCAAGTTACCACTCGGAGTAACCATCCAGCCGTTTTCTACTTTGACACCAAATGATACTGAAGTTCCTACCATTCCGTTACCAATGGATGGTACACCTTTGCGCTGTAGACGTTGTCGTGCCTATGCGAACCCTAAATTTCAGTTCACTTATGATTCAAGCGTCGTTTGTAACATTTGTAGGGTTAAGATGCAAGTTCCAGCAGAACACTTTGCACCCATGGGACCCAATGGGCAAAGGAGTGATATGAACGAAAAATTGGAACTTTTGAAAGGAACTGTTGATTTCTTGGTGCCCAGTGTTTACAATGctattcaaaagaaagaaccTTTACCGTTGCATTACGTGTTTTTGATTGACGTTTCATTATTAGCCAACGAAAATGGAAGTTCCTTAGCCACGGTGGAAGGTGTCAGATCATGTATTGAGTATATTGCAGATTTCCAGCCAAATTGTGAAGTAGCTATAATTGTTTATGACAATAAGCTgagatttttcaatctAAGACCGGAGTTAGATAACGCCCAAGAATACATTGTCGGTGAATTGGACGACGTTTTCTTGCCGTTTTACACTGGATTATTTGTCAAACCTGGCAACTCGATGAGAATCATCAATGACactttgataaaaattAGTGGCTATATTTCTACCGATAAATATAGTCATGTGCCACAGATTTGTTATGGTTCTGCTCTCCAAGCCGCAAAATTAGCATTGGATACTGTAACTGGTGGTCAAGGTGGTAAGATTATCTGTTCTTTAAATAGTCTACCAACGATTGGTAATGGTAATTtatcattgaaaagagacAATGCACACATTTCTCATGTTAAATGTGAAAATGGATTTTACAAGAAGTTGGCGtcagattttttgaagtctTACATTTCTTTGGATTTATATGTGACCAATGCAGGATTTATCGATATGGCTACTGTGGGCCACCCAGTAGAAATGACATCCggtattttgaaatattacCCACATTTTCAACAGGAGGTGGATGCGTTCACATTGGTCAACGACATGGTGGCAAATGTCTCCAATATTGTCGGGTACCAAGCCTTATTAAAGGTACGTTGCTCCACTGGGTTATCTGTGGAACAATATTACTGTGATTCGTCTGATAACACTGATCATGATCCAATCATTCCAGTATTGACTAGAGATACCACTTTAGATGTTCTGCTTAAATACGATAGTAAAATCAAAGCAGGGACCGAcgttcattttcaaacgGCATTGTTATATACTGACATCGATGGTGTTAGGAAAGTTCGCTCTATCAATACATCAGGTGCGGTATCTAATAACATTTGTGAAATCTTCAAGTTCATAAACCAGAACCCTGTTATGAGAATAATGATCAAGGATGTTATCAGGACTCTGGGTGACTGTGATTTTGTAAAGATTAGGAGATGGATTGATAATAAGATGGTCGAAATATTGACTCAGTACAGGGGGTTGGTCAGCAGTAATTCATCTACACAATTGATACTGCCCGATTCTATAAAGACATTGCCGGCGTACATGTTagcatttgaaaaaagccaaTTGATGAGGCCAAATGCCCAAAGTACTCGTGGCAACGGGCGAATTTACGATTTATTGAAGTATGATTCATTGAACTCTGCACAACTCTGCTATAAACTTTACCCACAAATCATACCATTCCATGTATTATTGGAAGAAACTGATTTGACCTTTTATGATGCCAACGATAAATTATTACAAATTAATTCTGATTCCATCAACAACCTATCTGTAAGATCCTCCCACTCCAGTTTCATTAATGGTGGTTGCTACATGATTTTCCAAGGTGACACTATTTATCTATGGTTTAATGAGAATACCAATAGAATGCTCTTACAAGATTTGTTATCAGTAGATGAATCCTTACCCATCAGTCAAATTTCGCTCTTTAGTGGGTCGTTGCCCGAGACGGGCACAAGCATCAATCAAAAGGCATCGAATGTTATTAAGAACTGGCAACAGACGGTCAACAAGTCTTCACTACCTTTGGTATTATTAAGGCCTAACGTCGACCAATATTACAGTAGTGTAATAAGCCAACTGCTTTGCGAGGACAAGACCGATAACAGAATTGAATCATATGACAATTATTTGGTGATAATGCAtaagaaaattcaagaaaggcTTCAAAAGGACGATTTCATTAAAGTCTCCGCCGCAGCTACTcatgaaaatattcaccaaaaatttgtaCAATTTTGA